The window aacctacgtataggctcacctcgagcatcaagggtcagtaagtgatgacgtgggctaattattaaaaaaaaaaaaaaattaaggactTTTGACAATCCAGAATAGTAAAATTTTAGGATATTACAGACTGTCACCAACATAGGTGTGTAATGAACCTACAAAACCATTATAAAAGTTAGAGGTAAATTTGAGATAGTGAAATCCATTACACTTAATGAGAGTGCGtccatcgggagtggagtaggcaattaGCTGAACTACTATATATCGTTGTACTTGTGATTTTCTATTTGTGTATGCAATTCTATTATGCATGTGAGTTAAATTGAAAAATTAACATGGATGCATGAATAAAATGTATGTTAGATAATTTATTGATTGCATAACAAACTTAATTTAGTTATCTCGCTcacatagactagttgcttaattagTTATATCTATTGTAGCCTATGTACTTGGAACGACTTGGCTTTGAAGCCTCAGTGTTAATTTCTTTTAATGTGTATATatttaagtggtcctattcaccaTCCCCCTCCCTCCTCTTTAAAAAAAAGGACTTAACCATAATTCTAAATTCTATAAGCTTCCGCGTAGCGTGGCATCATGTTAGATAATTGATGTAATTTCAAAAGTTTCTCTCGGTCTAGGCCACCAGATTAGGTTCCAAGAACATCACAGGCTGATCCGGAAGGAATCCCTTTAAGAAATCGAGGTTGCTTGTCCATAGGATCCCACTATCTTGATGGTTTGGAGTGTTGATACATGATCCATCACATCAAGATTCTGAAACCTTTGATTGGGGGAGCATTGCATGTGTTTACATGTCAAgtcttgtatttttatttataaatcttTGTAATTTTGACATGTAAAATTTTGAGTTATTTTGTTTATCATTGAAATGGACCATAACAAGGTCTAAATTGGTTTTTGTCCCGTAACTggcaaaggaggagattgtaagtatacttgtttgtcaatcacgtgtgtcaatgagtcagttgagcccttgaaAGCTAAAGACTGAAGAAACATGAAAACTTAAAGCATCATGGAGTAAAGAAACATGTATATTGAAGTGCCTTGGTGTCCCTAACCTTAcacccctttaagtccaaaataaCCTAGCGTCTAGATAATCTATTCTTAATAGGTAAATCTTTGCTTAATCATCTCATACctttaagattttattttatcatAATCTAGTTAGGATTTAAAGGTTTAAATCTATTGATAAACAAACAACCCAATTCAGCAACTTCAAGTGAATCTCAATCGAATCGACAATCCGTCGATGGGACTCAATTCGATTGAAGGTTCCCCTCGATTTCAATCAAATATGGTTAAAAACATTCAGTAAGCAAACTACATTTATTTGAAATTACTCGATCATATTGAAGGAGATTTCAATCAAATCTAAGGCTCGATCAATCGAATCGAACTAACTGTTATTTATCCGTTTGCTAGCCATTACAAACTGATTTCTATTACTGGGCATTCGGACCTTAGACAAAATGGACTTTTAGTGAAATTAAAGCTTAGGTGATTTCCCACTCACCATTCCTCTCCTAAACTCAAAACCAAAGAGATTCATGATACCCTTTTtgtgattaatcactctaatgagcattctaaGCTTCATTATGAAGGTATTCATGTTTTCTCCTATTTTCTAGAATTATACACAAACTTATAAGTATATCTTTATCTATGTCCTTTAGAATGCCCATCCAAGTGAATCCCTAATTAGAAAATACTTATCCCAATAGTTATAAAAGATTCAACCATCCTCCCATTACCTTAGTAGCCTCATAGGTACGTCATATTCAAGGTAGACAATTCTTGGAGCAGAAGAAGATCAATTTCAAAGATTGGGGGAGCAATTGAAAAGTCGATTAAGATTGAAGAAGATCTCAAAAAAGACACATCAACCGGGATTAATCCAATAAGTTGGTTGTTATTTTAAGGTCAACATACTCTTTCCTTATATATAATTGATtatagagtttgtaacccaaacttgtgtaggttcttgtgtaagatcGTATCTCCACTGGATATAGGTGTATACGTAGGTCACTAACACAGGTGTAAACatataggtccttgtgtaggaccgccTACAATGGGAGTATACGCAGGTCCTTGAATTAGGACCATAGTAGTTATTAGTTAGCTGATAAAAAACCAAGTCTCCACTAGAGCCACTGACACAGGTGGAAACGTGTTCCACCAATACGGGTGAGTACGTGTAGGTATTTATATAGAATCCTTGCCAACATGGGtatatatgtataggtttatAGTAAACCTGTAAAATCATTGTAAATATTAGAGGTGAACGTATTGAAAACCTCAAAGATAGTGAAGGTCGGTATACTTAAGGAGAGTACATCCACCAGTAGTGGAGTAAGTAATTAACCGAATCACCGTATATCATTGTATTGTGATTTTCTATTTGTGCATGCAATTCTATGATGTAAGTGGGTTAAATTAGGAAAAAAACGTGGATGCATGAATAGAGTATATTTTAGGTGATTTATTGATTGCACAACACACTTGATATAGTTATCTCACCCACATAGACTAGTTGCTCAATTAGTTGTATTTATTATAGTCTATGTACTTGGACTCACTTGGTTTGGAAGCCTAAGTGTTAATTTCTTTTAATCAGCATAtatttttaagtggtcctattcaaACCCCCCCAGAAGGACTTAGCTATAATTCTAAGCTCTATAAGCTTCCGCATAGCGTAGTGTCATGTTAGACAACCGACGCAAGTTTAAAAGTTTCTCTATCTGGGCTACCAGATTAAGTTCTAGAAATCTCATGGGCTAATCAAAAGGGATCCCTCTAAGAAATCGATGTTGCTCGCACATAAGATCCACCATCTTGATGGTTTGGAGTGTTGAAGGGAGTAGATAGACATGATCCATCACATTAAGATTTTTCAAACCTTTAATCGGGGATTGGTCAAACTAGATTTTGAATCTAATTCTCTcattcttttaattttgattAGGGTATAGGAAGAAAGATCTTATCAGACCGATCAGTCAATATTTTTCAATTTGGTTCCAAACCATGGATGAGTTTACTTGGACATTAATCTGATTTTCGAATCTTTGAAAACTTTTGAAGTGCTACAGTCTCTCTGAACGTCTCTGGAAAGGTCTCCCAATTTGGAAAGACAGTGAGAGACAACCTCGTTGAGAGAATCATCGCTAGATTTCTGATATGAAGTATTTTCTCAATGAGTCTCTTATAAAGATGGTGTGCACGTTGTCTTATTAATGAGTACGATAATCATGGGCACATAGCCTATGTTGATTTGCTCTTCAAAAGGCAAGCAAAAGGGCTCATGCCTTTGCATTTGTGGAAGAATGCATATCGCTGAAGGAAACATGAGCAATAATACTCTTAGGTGAGATTTAGACTTTTTGTCAGTTGCAGTTACATGGTATCAACATATAGAGTCTTTTGATTGGCCCTACCGGGGCGAAAATGGGTGTAAATAGTTAAGATCTCTTGATCATTGTAATTCTAGATATATTATAGTTCTAAAATGTACCCCAAACTTTGCATAGTGTAGATAATTGTACATGAGTGCCAAAGTTGAGGACGATATCTATTATAAGGCTTACCCATTAAAGCAAATTTATTGATATAAAAAAAGTCAGGTAGTTTTAGGCCCTCTTgcatctctactctaattcaATAAGAACTACTCTTTTTGTTATAGCACTTGTttgggaaaagaaaaaaactcttatttgaaataagcacgTTATGTTTGGTTAAATGtttaaataagagcttttttttaAGAATAGTTAATGTTCTTTTTTTAAATTACAACAAACAACTTCGTTATAAGAACAATCCAGATGATTGTTTTGGTGGACCTCATCAAAGATGGACCGAGTCCAAAAtggcaaaagaatggatggatacAATCTTCATGTTTTAAGGCACttggaccatctatcatgccAGACATTGAATGTGGATTAtctatcatatggagcccacctttgatgtggaccatccatcatgtgggccaaacaTTCAAAGTGGGTCATCACCATCATACAGGGCCCATCTTGgatgtgaaccgtccatcaggtggggccacttgatgtggattgtccatcacgaGGGGCCAgattttgatgtggatcatccatcatatgaggcaAACTACGCCCATTacataggcccaccttgatgtggaccattcattatgcaGTGCCTTACTTTCaaatgggtcgttcatcatgtgggcctacctttgatgttaactatccatcatgtgggcccaccttaaatgtccaccatccatcatgtgggtcccacctttgatatggactgccCATCATtcggggcccacttgatttgaatgGTCCATCATGCggagccacactttgatgtggaccatccatcatgtggagtccacctttgatgttaactgggctcaccttgatgtggaccattcgtcATGTGAAGCGCCACCTTAagtatgggtcattcatcatgcatGCCCATCTTtcatgtccaccatccatctgtgggtgccaccttcaatgtggaccatccatcaggtggggcccacttgatgtggatggtccatcatacAAGGCaacactttgatgtggaccgtccatatgcagcccacctttgatgtctacCATCCACTGTGGGTCccgcctttaatgtggaccatccatctggtgggacccacttgatgtggatggtcCTTCATGCGGGGCCACACTGATATGAactgtgcattatgtgggcccaccttgatgtcaaccattcatcatgtgaggccccaccttcaatatgggtcgttcatcatgccggcccacctttgatgtccaccagcCATCATGTGATCCCATCTTTGCTgtaaaccatccattatgtggagcccacttgaagTGGATAGTCCATCATTAGGCTtcattttgatgtgggccatcaatcatgtaggtcccacccttGATGTGAGCCAtgcattatataggcccatttTTATGTGGACCATGCCTATTTTTTTGTTGTTCAAACTTTTGAGTCAAGCTCAGGAGCGAGTCTAGCAGAGACTGGACTAAAATCTGGTAAAGTCGATTGAGTTGACTCACCAAGTTCGAGAACTATGGCATGTGTTGAAACATTATCTTCGTAGCATTCTACAAATTCCAGTGATGCATAGCGCAGATCTTGCATTCTACTGTTACTGTAAAGCAGACAACTGAATCATTTATTACACGTGCCTGGCCCATGAGCCTGGGAGCCCAAGCTGCGGTGATGCTCACTGGGCCAGCCTGCCTGGCTATATTTCTGTCATGATGCTCAAAAACACATTCAAGAGGTGGGGGTGCAATCGCTAGACAAAATGGAACCTTTTGGGCGTCTCTAGCTTTTCATTAGGACCGATGCTTCACATTCAAGAGCAAAACCCCATTGATTGGATCCGGTTAGGCATGTCAAAGATGATAGTGCTGGCTTGTGCCTCAACTGCTGCAAAAAACACCATTCTTGTGGTTACAACACCTATTAAGCACAACCTGCAGTAGCGGCAGCTGCAAGAACAACTACAACGACAGCAATGATAGGAACAACAAGAATGACAATAGTACAAACATCTAcatcagcaacagcagcagcagcggcaaCACACTCCTGAGCAACTCCTTTGACAATCCTAAACAAACAACTCAATGTCAGTGTTCAAGTGTTTTCTTCGCGGTGTATCAATCCTAATCATCCGAAGTGTTATCTCAatgtttttttcttctatttcgttctttcaatttttatttttttttttggcatggcCAGGATTGTCCGATCATGTTAATTTTGGGTCTATTGTCCACTGATGGAGAGCCGTCTGATGAATGAACCATTATGATCATTCGAAGTGTACGGTACACAAGTTAATAGAGAAGGGGACCCACAACTCCGGATATAGATGTAAATGAATTAGTTTCTTACAAAGAACATAAGAATGCAGGCCATTATAcgttttaaaaatataaaaaaatgttcTGTTTCATCTCCTTCCTCATTTATGCAGAAGGGTCATGGAAAGCATCATTAAGGCTTTAGATATCTTACAGTCTTCtttaaatagaaataaataaactgAATAAAAAGAGTAATGACCCAGAATAACGAAATAACCTTCAATTCCACAACAACAcaattgtatttccctttttaatCTTTTTCAGTTGATTGGCATTGCTTCTTACGATTTGGTGAATTACGCCCCCTCCCCCCTACTGCAATTACAAAAACCGGAAGATAGTTTACAGATGTATATAATAGACATGGGCATAGAGAGAGGGAGGCAGAAACCAACCTCTGAAACCACATGCCAGAAAAACAATATCTTTCAGTCTTGCTACAGATTCACCTCACAGGCTACGGGGTGAAAGAGAAGGCCGACGTGGGAATCTTGCGGGCACCAGGCCCACCTTCATGGGTCCCAGCAGATTTGTTCGATAAACGACGCTTGTAGCGCTTCAGAACCGATGCCAAGTTCTCTTTCCCTTTGGGGAAGGCGACGTCGCCTGCTGTAGTGCCCATTTTGCCCTTGCGGCCAGAAACTGCAGCCTCAACATCCTTAATAAGGTCAAGGAGCATGCTCGCACTTGTGCACCGACCCTGGCCTGCTTTCCCAGAGGTTGGCGAGAGTCCGTCCGGTGGCGGTGGGCCAAACCTTTTCACAGCTATTGATGGAATTTGCAGACAGAAGCAAGGAGATATGGAGGACCGGGGCTTGAAAAAAGCTAGATCCAGAATTCCCTGATGCAGGCAAGACATCATATTCCGTACTACCATAATCacaggaaaattaaaaaaaatggaatctACACTGATTCAAAGGGTAATAATGGAGCATGAGGAGAGAATTTTGAGAATAAACCCAGATAATCCCACCGAGCGGCACTGGATAGAAATATCATGGGAAAAGAGTTAGCATGATTGTAAAAACAAGATTGACAATGAAGTGAAATGGTTTTACATCTAGCTCTCAAGGAGTGCTTGGGGCACACCCAAGGATGCAGGCAGAACCATGCATTCACTGGCGAGAATTACAATGCAACAATAACGGGTCCAGCCCATTATCATTGACATTCTAATGTTGGCTGGCAGCATTTGTGAACAGGAGAGTTTCAAACATAAGCCATCCACCATTAGCAGGATGCGCCAAACAGCTCCGCTTCCGAAAAACATGCATGGGGTGGGCCTCATTAGGCTCCATTCTTAGTCCGGGGTGCATCCAAATAGGCATTAAACTAGCCACTTCAATGATATGACATTGTTAACAAACTGGTTTTTCCACAGTTCAATTTCTGTCACCAAATGATATACTGAAGAGTTTCTAGTAAAACAATTGGAAACAGAAATTCAGATGAAAAGATCTTCTATGGGAGCAATGCAAGCTTTATGGAGATTTTTACCTGAAGACGATTCAGAACGTAAGTATACTTGCCCCACAGCTCCGGACGGCTCTCCATGAGTGACAGCTCTAAGATCCTACGAATGCACCATATGCCGAAGCTCACTATCAGACCCACCTGCCAAATGCAACCCTCTCCACAATGAGGCACCAAAGAAACTAGATACCGGTCAAGACCTGCCTCATTCCTCAAACTGAATTTCCGTTCAGAAGATGTGCAAGGAGAGTCATCTGCATGAACCTGATTCACCTCTCTGGCTTCTGCTTCATGGAGAAACTTCTCCCTTGCAGCCACCTGATCTATCAGCTCCTCATCAAACCCGCCATTCTGTCGGAACAACCAATCTGACCCCTCCAATTTCAGGAGCTTCATGATACAATATCTGAAGGACTGGAGCAACTTGGCCTTTGACTCCGCATGCGAAACAGTTCCCTGCAGAACTCCGTGCCCCCCACTCTGAGGTTTACCAGAAACACCAAATAACTGCTCGTATGGTTGTCTAGACCAGAGAGATTTTGTTTCCAAGTTTGAACTAGGTGGAAGCAAGAAAGGATCTCTGTAGCGCTTGGATGGAGAAAGTTCATCAAAGGCCAATGGAACTCCAGCAGCCCTGGATGCAGTGCTCCCATAAAGTGATCGCTCATATGGAATTCGACCTGCAGATGGCTCAGGGCCGATAGAGTTGCCCCATTGAGCATTTCTATTTTCTGAAAGTGACGCCCTATTAGAAACTGCAAGCCCTGAAATGTCTGGCAAGCTATGGTATTTCTTTGGAGATGCTGAGGATCCAACATTCTCACTGGCTCCCAAAGAAGAATCATAGTAAGGCCTTTCAGCCTGTAACCTGCTACTTATGGACACTGCCGGATTCTGCATACTCGATACATGTAATGAACCAAGCCCATTTTGCCCCATGCTATAAGCAAGTGGATCTCTGTAGTTTTGGATAAGTGACGTAGATTTTGTAGTAGACTCCAATGGGATGCGCAAGGAATCCATATTTCTCTCTGTAGCAATCCTGCTTAGATAGGAAGCAATCTGATAACCGTGTATTGTAGCCGGCTGATAATCTCTGTCATCAGAATAGGATGGCAGCCGCAAACTAGAATAGCGTCTTTCACTGGCATCTAGCAGATAACTTCCGGAACTCTGTACATATGCATCCAATGACTGCAAGTAGGATGACCAAGATGAGGTATCCTTTTGAGCCTCATAAGATGACTCTAAACTGCTTGGCACCCTCTGTTGCATGGGAGATCCATAATCCCTTGACTTAGTACGAAATGCAGATCCTCTTTCTGCTTCTGGAAAATACTTCATGGCATGTGCATCTCCCGCGGCATCTGCTTTTGTGCAAGGAATGGGCTTCTGCTCCATTCCAAGAACTGCATCAATTCTTTTTGCCTTTGCCTCTGGAGTAACCTGCCCATGGAAATCATATAGTTGTCCCCAAAACTCATCAAGGATGGCAGCTAATTGACGCCTAGCTGCCCGACCCAATCCATCCAATCTTGAAAGGCTTCCGCTGCCACTACTCCCATCCTCACTTTTCCCACTAACACTCCTGAAAGATCCCGGACCCTCAGATGCTGAAGTGGGCACACTCCCAGAAATTCCTCCCTGTGATTCTTCAGGTTCCCAAACATCTGCCTCATCATCATCCTTCACAACTGCTGGCATATCCCCCTCTACTCCCCCCGTCATTCCAACTGGGTCCTTGGATTCAGTTCTTATCACAGCCCTTTCATCCGATAACGCACCAGCAGAAACCTCATCCACCGTTTCCACTGAAGCCAGTTCGACTGCAGATGTTGATTCTTCCAGATGGAATGTCTGGGAGGTAGAAACTGGAGAATAATTCTCACCATCATTAGATTGGTAAGGCTCACAATCAGAAGGCATAACTGTTTTGGGCAGATCAAGATTGAATTCAACTGAATTATCTGAATGGCTGACCACAGACTTATCCAAAGCTTCTTTCTCGGACAGATGATCTTCTCCATCATCTCTAGTCCTGTTCAACTCATTTTCCTCTCTATCCTCGCGTGACCCAGGTAGATCCTTTTGTAAATCCAGGTTCCATATCTGCATATTTGGTCCATCGCTTGCAGATTTCAGTGGTGTAGCAGCCAACCAAAGCATCAAAGAAAACGATGCACAAGCAATGAGTAGAACAAGAATATATGGGAGTGTCATACTGCTGCCTGTGTACCATCCCAAGTTACCCATCCAATCACTGTCGCCAAATAACATCTCTAcaataaagatgatttttgaAACCAGCATCCAGAGGAAGGCAGACAAAGCTAAGATTTCCGCAAAGGAAGAGATTTTGAAGGCACCCATTATGAATCCTGACGATGCCACCCGGAAAAGGGGAATCACAGAAGATGGAAGCAACATAGCCAATATAACTTGAGAGAAAATGAGAAGCTGATAGACCCCCTCATCCCCTGAATTCCATGCACAGAAGATAGCTGGAATGATGGCAAGAGCCTTGATTGTTAAACGATGAAGCCAAATATGTGGGTTGATGCCAAAGAAATCATGCAAAAGAACTTGCCCGCCCAGAGTCCAAGTTAAGGCTGTGACCTGGCTGGAAAAGAAGAGGACAACAAAAAACGCAAAAGGTGCTACAGGACTACGAAATATCTGCAAAAAAAGAAGCATAAGCATTGATATATTAATCCTTTTAACAATATGCCCAATCAAGACAGCATCATCTCGATCATGTTCCTTCAAAGAAAGTCAGGAGTTGAAATGGGGGAAAACAAAACAATTGAAACAGCTTGAGAGCAGGCTATCAATATCAGTGCAAGCATACCCATGTCACAATGCATGTTTTGCACCAAACGCATGCAAATATTTCGAGTGATTATAGAGAGAAATTCGTAGATAGAGGTCCAGATTATCACTGAAGCATAGGTTATCAACATCTTCTTGAGCAGAGCCACATTTTTTGGAAGTTTCTAACCAAATATGGTTTCGGCACCTTCTTTGGGGTTTAGCTAATACTGATCGGATCTGGCTCAGATAAGGTAATTCCTTTTTTCTTTATTACTAGTTTAGGTACAataatttttcttcatttcaaccatgaaggaagCATAGAAACTAAGTTTAAACTAGATCTAAGACTATTTTGATGATTGAAACATAAGATTTAATAGGGATTTGATGAACATCCAAGCGGAGTGGATTTGAGTAGGATTCGATGAACATCAAAGCGGACTGGACCATTTTGAGTATTAATGGAAAAAGAGGTAAACaatcacttcttcttttttttcatttttccatcttcTTTTTATTGTATTAAAATGTAACAGGCCCTATGCcacaaaatcatgcttgatttgtgttcgatTAGGGCCTGTTTAGTCAACTGTCAGGAGATCAAGCCGACAATGGCATTGTTATCAATTAATGGCCTGTTACACCATTAAATACATGTCCAAAACACCATGTGCACATGTATATGTGGTGTTCttaagtccaactggttggaacACAAGTTACGGTGTCCTCGGCAGATAACTTCGCAACCTATTACATGCATAagacatctaacccatccaataGGTTTGCCCCCACCATCCCCCCGTGACACACGTTTATATATGCATACGTATATGGGTTTCGTTAATGTCCCCGCacaaaccttttaaatgacctatccaatgttttaaatattgatgttCCCACGAtaaatcttgtatcccacctatgtgatACGAAATGCACCCCACACATTTATATATGCATACGTATATGGGTTTCGTTAATGTCCCCGCacaaaccttttaaatgacctatccaatgttttaaatattgatgttCCCACGAtaaatcttgtatcccacctatgtgatacgaaacgcacaggtagtgctgatatatcccacatgttcgatccggtgagcattttcaatttctgatcccctattttttgttaaaattatgttaaatcagtgtcaaatgggtataaatccattggttcttcatgttttgcaagaaaaatcatagaattagagctttgatttcgatatccactggttcttcatgttctcctttttcttcaaaattttccttcaacgagttatcaattaagactaattttgaagtattttggagtatttgatgaaataatcatcacatacactctaatttcaaaatttgagtgtaggtagtCCGATTTGGGGAACattgggaaaaattcaaaatttccccaatttttcccaaattgcctgcaatgttgcactccaaaacatgaaatcaagcatgtatgagggttgatctactgatttgttaggtccttgtcaattttcgaaaataataataatttttttaattaaaaattaatataacttattaaaatattttttttccaaaatttcccttcgacaattaagactaatttcgaagtatttatgagtgtttgatgaaatgatcatcatatacactctaaatgttatgcattcaatttgaatatagttgcattagttcagtcagacaacgcatagcttaagaccctatacaaaggaaacctattatgtgcacttcttttttgagatgttatgatttaaaagtgcattgaggtcttttttaacaattcctaaagtttcattgaaaaattcaaccattttctcaacgttttccaaaaagtgtgataagTTACCCAATATAAACGAtacatcccatgtgataaccaatatgtatctgtatcccaaggatgcgatacgtaacgcgataccgatatttcgaacattggacctatcatcaatctgaaccattcattcataatctagaaaaacgaacggacggggtggattctcacaagcatcatagtggggccccacctagcttcctgttACTAGAAGTTTctgtgaaaggctttcacaaGCAATCCGCATCCCCACAGCCTGCTCCTATATgagtgaatgaatggttcagTTCAACAATAGGTTTGGGCACATTCCCCCCGACacatgtatatatgcatgtgtaGATGGGTTTCTCTAATGTCCCCACAAAAACCTTTTAAATGACCTAtcatcaatctgaaccattcattcataatctagaaaaacaaatggacgaggtggattctcacatgcatcacaatgggcctcacctagcttccTGTTGCTAGAAGtttctgcgaaaggctttcatagGCAATCCACATCCCCACGGCTTGCTCctatatgattgaatgaatagtTCGGTTCAACAATGGGTTTGGGCACATTCACCCTAATCCCCACGGCTTGCTCctatatgattgaatgaatagtTCAATTCAGCAAAGGGTTTGGGCacgttcccccccccccccgacaCACAACGGGTGGGTGGGTAGGTGTgtgtagagagagggagagagagagagagtcccttGCAAACCAGACCACAGGAGAACTTAATTACAGTCTTAAGTGGTCAGCATCTCAAGTTGGGCTATTTGAAATCCACCTCGACCACCCGATGCATCATCCCAtgttagatctaaggctaaggccCGAATATCAACCTTATCtgtgattcaagtaggccacaccaagggaaacaatttgtaGGGTGAGTGTCGTCTGTTTAGTTTCCATTGGGTCACTAATAGAGCTGGTTTTTCATTCCTAGACCTAAAATTGGGTCATTGACTTGTTGGTTGGAGCAGATTAAAAATAcatgatgatggggcccaccccaaCTACATCATCCTTTACACAAATTTACATAAAGACTTTAACATGGACACGGATTGTATAGGTCACCACCCTTTATCATGGTGTTaagactgtggagcccaccgtgatgaatgtgttttattcatgtcgtccatacgtttctccagctcattttaggattagggcccaaaattgaagcattttcaaagctcaagcggaccacaccatagaaaacaatggtgataggGCCAACAGtgacatttatttgtcatccaaattgttcacaaggtcacacagacctgtattaatggaaaacacaaatatcagcttaatccaaaacttttttggcccccaaGAAGTCTTCAACAATAGGTGTTCAATTTCCACTgtatcttgtggtgtggtccacttgaggtttggatgtgcTTTGATttcaggctcatgccctaaaatgagctagagaaacatatggatgacatggataaaacacacatcatgatgggcccccacAGTCTTTACACCACAGTAAAGGGTGGTGACTGCCTCACTGCAATCCGGGTCCACGTAAAAGTGCAATAAATTCCAAGTAATGGGTGATGCagttggggtgggccccaccatcatgaattttcaaaatccactccaaccagcAGGTCAGTGACCC is drawn from Magnolia sinica isolate HGM2019 chromosome 5, MsV1, whole genome shotgun sequence and contains these coding sequences:
- the LOC131245923 gene encoding ethylene-insensitive protein 2.2-like isoform X2, with product MDSEASSAIRVPGIVPRLFPSLGPALLISMGYIDLGKWAAAVDGGTRFGFDLVLLVLALNCTAILCQYLAARVSLVTGKNLAQICSEEYNRPTCMLLGVQAELSVIVSDLTMILGIAHGLNLLFGLDLFICVFLSAMDAVLFPLFITLLDKCMMEKLFASIAGLALLFYVFGVLISQPEIPLNMSWNLPSLKGENAYTLMSLLGANIMPHGFYLHSYIVQQHRPASLSTSSLCHDHFLAILVIFSGIFLVNYVVMLSAATVFQSASLLTFQDMLLLMDQIFRSPVAPFAFFVVLFFSSQVTALTWTLGGQVLLHDFFGINPHIWLHRLTIKALAIIPAIFCAWNSGDEGVYQLLIFSQVILAMLLPSSVIPLFRVASSGFIMGAFKISSFAEILALSAFLWMLVSKIIFIVEMLFGDSDWMGNLGWYTGSSMTLPYILVLLIACASFSLMLWLAATPLKSASDGPNMQIWNLDLQKDLPGSREDREENELNRTRDDGEDHLSEKEALDKSVVSHSDNSVEFNLDLPKTVMPSDCEPYQSNDGENYSPVSTSQTFHLEESTSAVELASVETVDEVSAGALSDERAVIRTESKDPVGMTGGVEGDMPAVVKDDDEADVWEPEESQGGISGSVPTSASEGPGSFRSVSGKSEDGSSGSGSLSRLDGLGRAARRQLAAILDEFWGQLYDFHGQVTPEAKAKRIDAVLGMEQKPIPCTKADAAGDAHAMKYFPEAERGSAFRTKSRDYGSPMQQRVPSSLESSYEAQKDTSSWSSYLQSLDAYVQSSGSYLLDASERRYSSLRLPSYSDDRDYQPATIHGYQIASYLSRIATERNMDSLRIPLESTTKSTSLIQNYRDPLAYSMGQNGLGSLHVSSMQNPAVSISSRLQAERPYYDSSLGASENVGSSASPKKYHSLPDISGLAVSNRASLSENRNAQWGNSIGPEPSAGRIPYERSLYGSTASRAAGVPLAFDELSPSKRYRDPFLLPPSSNLETKSLWSRQPYEQLFGVSGKPQSGGHGVLQGTVSHAESKAKLLQSFRYCIMKLLKLEGSDWLFRQNGGFDEELIDQVAAREKFLHEAEAREVNQVHADDSPCTSSERKFSLRNEAGLDRYLVSLVPHCGEGCIWQVGLIVSFGIWCIRRILELSLMESRPELWGKYTYVLNRLQGILDLAFFKPRSSISPCFCLQIPSIAVKRFGPPPPDGLSPTSGKAGQGRCTSASMLLDLIKDVEAAVSGRKGKMGTTAGDVAFPKGKENLASVLKRYKRRLSNKSAGTHEGGPGARKIPTSAFSFTP